Below is a window of Brassica napus cultivar Da-Ae chromosome A5, Da-Ae, whole genome shotgun sequence DNA.
CTTACTCTCTAaggcatctccaaccctactccattttcAACCCCAAACATCATTGTGGAGTAAAATCTTCTCCTACCCCACTCcattttcaactccaaaatggaatGGAGTAATCTTacccattactccattttggagttgaactttttttttatttataaaatggtcctttgaatctttaatgtttttatttcttacttaaataatatttaaaatgatacaataacatgaaaataGTATATTTCACAAaggattatttaataattttaaataaatgcataaaataacagaaaatataaataattaaaataaaaataacataaaatgagTAATTTAATAATCTGGAAAATTCATTCCGGATCCGCTAAGGTCGGTGAAATATTGCCCAAACGGAGAAGTCTGAGAAAGAGCTTGTTGATCTTGTGATTCAACATTTCGCTTtgatattatttgtatttgttgAGCTTGAATATTTGCACGAATATTTGGATCTTGTATGGATGAGCGTGAACTCGATGCACCAATTGAACTTGGAAGGGAAGCTCCACCTCCGGGTATCAAAATTATAGAAGATGAAAATGTccgattttaaaattttcttactcgatttaggaatatcaaagatgaagaagctcatttttcattacaaaatgcattagttgatcatttgtggaaaaaatattctaatgctCATTGTTGAACCCACATATATGTTGTCTTTTTAatgatttcttgtactttttaataataaacatttaattcaaataatttatattttaattatttatcgtaaacataaaatagttggggttaattggtaaatttttataagtataagattttctttgcaattattaataaaataaaaatgaaaacatttaagaaatattatttttgaagtagaaaatggagtaatacattgaaGTAAAACCTTACTCCATTTTGGTGTTGCActattttggagtaaaaaatgggGTAATACATTGGAGAAGCTCTaaacaaaccctaattttcaTCCACCGTGTGTTTCATTTCAACCGTAAGTACTCGTATTTTATAggagtattattattatttcctttttattattatatatattatttcctttcTCTCTTATTTCTCTTTGTACATCTCCCTCtcgacttcttcttctccgtctCAATTGCAGTGACTCCGACCGACGGTTTGTGGGCTCCTTTAGCCACACCGTCGGTCGGGATTTGTCTATTGTTCTCTCTTTTGATATCTATTGTATATTTGGAAGTTTAAAGCTTCATACTTTCTATAAATCCTTGTAGATCCAGATCTTCAGACCTCTTTTCAGTTGTTTATTATGTGGTGTTTGTAGATCTGTCCATGCATGGTCTCTCCCAGTGAAAAACCTCTGTTTCTTTGGGTCTCAGTGTTAATAGGCTCTGAGCTGATTTTAAGATTTTTCTTTGAATCTGTCTCATCTTCTCCTCACTGCATGTGGTTTTAATTGATTGCTTCAAGTGGTGAAGGTGTGGGTTATGGAGGAGTGCTTCTCTTTGGATGTGATTGCAACGATCAGTTGCCTTTACTCTGTGGCTAGTCTCTTTCTTCAGAGATAGCTGGTTTCTTTCCAAGGAGTTGGAGCTTCGTCTCTCTTTTAACAAGTCATGGGTAGTCGATTGGTAAAATCAGTGTCTCTCCTCGTCTACCCGGGCTCGCTTCAAGTTCTTTAGACTCGTGGCTCTTCCTTAGGAGCAATATAATGAGTTCCATCTTGAGCTTCAGCCCTAATAAAGTTCGACTTTGGTTGTTACGCTTCTCTCTTCGCCTCCTTATCTCATCCTTTCACTATCTTGGGTGTTTTGTTGTTAGAACTACTTGGATTTGTGTCTGTATGTTTGCTTTTCTAGTGATGTTCTATTTTGTCTCCGGTGATTTATCTGTTATCCGCTGGTTTTGCTTCCAGGGATTGGTTGTTATCCGCTGGCTACTTTCTGGGAGCTTTCAAGCTCGCCGGCTTTGTATCTCGTCCTTGTATCAGGTTCTGTACTTTGgtttttatgttaataaaatctttagtgttaaaaaaaatatattatttcctttttttaccTAATCAAATCTCAACCCTTTGAAAAAACGAATCGAATCATAAAtagtttaccatttttgacaaAATGAAGATATATATGTATTCAATGAGTTAAATATATTGTACAAAAGCTACTAAACTCGCGAACAACATTCTTGTggattggtaaaaaaaaaacattcttgtGGACGGACCATTTGGTGTAATTATGTTTTAAGACTCTTTAGTGAATGAGTAAGTTATAGATCAGCTAGTCTTTGCGCTGCAGAATATTATAGAAGAAAGCCATTATGATTTCTTGTTTATAgattcatatataatatgtcATCGTTAATTCTTTGAAAGATTTGATGAAAACTAATCCTTACCTTACATAGAACACTTTTACTATATAATTGATCTTAAACAAGAACTCTATGAACCGCTATATAATGGATCTTAACCAAACGCTAAGCATATTTTATATCAGCTTCAAAGGACAAATCCTTGTGAACAGATGCAAGCAAAACAAAATGCACTAAGAAAATGCAGAAACGGCTACAACAACGATAATAATGCTTTGTATCATTAAGACAAAAGtgatgtgattccagtttttgGTACTTTTATTGTCTACAATGATTAAAAAGGAAATGATTAAAACAATTAGTTTGGTCTCAAAACATATCGGTTCTAGTTTTGTCACTATATACCAAAAAGACAACATCTTGAGATCACTTCAAAAGGATGCACTTGCAAGCAAattcagaaaacacatgcttCCAAGTCTCAAAATGCAATACCTTTTTAGTCTTTTGACTATGGCTTTGCGGTATTTAAAGTCCTGAACCGACCTCTACTGTTCCGAATAAAAGCTTCCACAGGAAACCATCCGCTTTTGAAAGAGGCTTCAAAGTCATTGTTCGATCTTGATGTAGTGGCTGGTCAGGAGTTTTGAGACTGATATGTCTTCGAACGAATCAACTTCAAAGAGTTCTTTCAGCTTCTCATCGCATATGATTCTCTTCTTGTCAGAAGGATCCTAAgttcatgaaataaaaaattgtgaagGAAGCAGTAAGTAAAATAACAACCAGTTCAGAGAGGAAATAGCAAACCTGAAGATCATTCTGTTCTATGTACTCCCACAATCTCTTTACCACATCTGCCCTCGAAAACGAGCTTTCTCCATCACCCAAGAACTTGATAAGAGCATCTGAGAGTGGAAGGGGAGCAAGAAGACCACAACCTTCCTTCTTTGGCTTTTCATCATTCTCGTTTAGTTCATCACTCTCTGTGTCTAAGCGAATGTACATACTCTGTTTAAACCTTGATGTACAAAAGGGACAAATTGAAATTCATTTAGTTTTCTTACCTCCGTCCTCTGTTTCCATTTTTAGCTTTCCATTTTTTGGAGAGCTAGAGCCACCTGATTCTCCTAGACCAGAGACGAAGCAACAGATTAGGATACAGTTAAAAAGATATTCAAGAAGTTATCAGTGATCAAAGTACCTGCATTATCCTCTAAAGGCCATATGTGCTTGCTTAGATGTTTATTCATTTGAAACATATTGATGGACTCGAGAGGGAACAGAGATCTCAATGATTCATCACAGATAATTGTGCGTCCATCCTTGGGATCTTGCAGATTGTTCTCTTTTATGTACTTCCAAAGCATTTTCACAACCTGAAACAACCATTCACCAGACACAATGTCAAGGGACGAAGTAGAAGCCGATTCACTCGAGTGAGACATGTACCTCTGTCCTGGCTAATTTCGTCATCCCAGTGAAAGCCTGAAGCTCTGGCGAGAGGCTGCAAACTTTAGCAAACCCACCTCCTCCTTTCCTCTTGGGTTTCTCCTCAGACTTGGCTGGCCTATTTAATAGAGTAAACTTAGTTTATGGGCATCAAGGTGGCGATTAAGTAGATGGACAATACAAGAAGTGACGGGGGGAAACAGAAAACTAACTTCTTTCTCTTGCGTTTACGCAAATTCCTGacttcttcttcactttcttcttcattaTCCTCTTCCCTTTCTTCGGCTTTTTCCCCCTTCTCGTCTCTTTCCCCTGATGCATcaccttcatcttcttcttctttcacaCTGGTTACACACCCTGAGAAAGATAAGCGTTTCACTGTAACTTAGTCTCCCGGTGGATAATACAAATAGTTCCCTTAACATACAAAACCAATGTATTAAATCGAACGGTTGACTCATAGATTTCCCCACAATTAACCATGAttgattaatttatacattCGAGTATTAGGTTTCGGACACATGATCTTATCAAGAATTATAATACCAATGGCTGACTCAAGAGGAGGAATATGGATATCATACACTCTGATGTGAGTGTACCAGAAGCATTGAGTCCATAAAGAAGTCAGGAAGACAGTCTAAAACAGAGCTCTATGATCATCACAAACACTACACTAGCCCGAGTTTACTTAAAATCCTAAAAAGAATGAATGTGTAGAGTATTAATGAAAAGGAAAGTACCATCTCCTCCATCACCTAAGGGC
It encodes the following:
- the LOC106451908 gene encoding zinc finger CCCH domain-containing protein 19, coding for MVSESDLVTRLREILSSSDLETTTPATVRRQLEADFGVELTEKKAFIRDQIDAFLESNGGVEENPVSPKAEEDAEEEDDGDEEKEERPVKAKKRGGGGFAKVCQLSPQLEKFIGSSQLARTEVVKKMWVYIKEKDLQDPKDRRKILCDESLHSLFHVKAINMFQMNKALAKHIWPLGDGGDGCVTSVKEEEDEGDASGERDEKGEKAEEREEDNEEESEEEVRNLRKRKRKKPAKSEEKPKRKGGGGFAKVCSLSPELQAFTGMTKLARTEVVKMLWKYIKENNLQDPKDGRTIICDESLRSLFPLESINMFQMNKHLSKHIWPLEDNAGESGGSSSPKNGKLKMETEDGDTESDELNENDEKPKKEGCGLLAPLPLSDALIKFLGDGESSFSRADVVKRLWEYIEQNDLQDPSDKKRIICDEKLKELFEVDSFEDISVSKLLTSHYIKIEQ